A genomic segment from Alistipes senegalensis JC50 encodes:
- a CDS encoding DUF3575 domain-containing protein: protein MSRKITFLTLFLWLMTVTFPVIAQQKADTTYTFRFVPQKDMFYVPWNGNDTELARLLECIENNKTTILDGKLPLLVDGYCNSLGSEAENLATAKIRANRVKSELITRAEIKEENFITRNHATEGDFVTVRLTVPVKETAVTDAEAEARRKAEAERLEAEKRAEQERLAEEQRKAEEARLAAEKAEAEKAAQQNTLADTPSETKITTDYHLSLRANLLRWATLTPDLGVEWRICPSWGIAVNGSWTSWTWSDKDHRYALWEVAPEVRYYMGEKKAWYLGALFKAGQFNYKLSETGKQGDLMGGGITAGYQLRLNKALALDFNLGLGYLNADFEKYEVIDGVRVRRGNETKNWCGPINAGVTLVWKLF, encoded by the coding sequence ATGAGCAGAAAAATCACTTTTCTCACCCTGTTTCTGTGGCTGATGACGGTAACTTTTCCTGTCATTGCGCAGCAGAAAGCAGACACGACCTACACCTTCCGGTTCGTTCCGCAGAAGGACATGTTCTACGTGCCTTGGAATGGCAATGACACGGAACTTGCCCGTCTGTTGGAATGTATCGAAAACAACAAAACCACAATTCTTGACGGCAAGCTGCCGCTATTGGTTGACGGCTACTGCAACTCGCTGGGCAGTGAAGCCGAGAACCTTGCCACGGCGAAGATTCGTGCCAACCGTGTGAAATCCGAACTGATTACACGCGCGGAAATAAAAGAGGAGAATTTCATTACCCGCAACCATGCGACTGAGGGTGACTTTGTTACCGTGCGCCTGACGGTACCGGTAAAGGAAACAGCCGTGACGGATGCGGAAGCGGAAGCACGACGCAAGGCGGAAGCCGAACGACTGGAAGCCGAGAAGCGTGCCGAACAGGAACGACTTGCCGAAGAGCAGCGTAAAGCGGAAGAAGCCCGACTTGCCGCTGAAAAGGCAGAAGCTGAGAAAGCCGCTCAACAAAATACACTTGCCGACACGCCGTCGGAAACCAAAATCACAACTGATTATCATCTCTCCCTGCGTGCCAACCTGCTGCGCTGGGCTACCCTGACACCAGATCTTGGCGTGGAATGGCGCATCTGCCCATCGTGGGGCATTGCCGTAAACGGCTCGTGGACTTCATGGACGTGGAGCGACAAGGACCACCGCTATGCACTCTGGGAAGTGGCTCCGGAAGTGCGTTACTATATGGGTGAGAAGAAAGCCTGGTATCTGGGCGCGCTGTTCAAGGCCGGACAGTTCAACTACAAGCTCTCCGAAACAGGCAAGCAGGGCGACCTGATGGGTGGCGGCATCACCGCCGGCTATCAGCTGCGGCTGAACAAGGCACTGGCTCTTGATTTCAACCTCGGTTTGGGCTACCTGAATGCCGATTTCGAAAAATATGAAGTCATCGACGGTGTACGTGTACGCCGCGGCAACGAGACAAAAAATTGGTGTGGCCCCATCAACGCCGGTGTGACATTGGTATGGAAGTTATTCTAA
- a CDS encoding fimbrillin family protein, giving the protein MKTRFFALAALALALVACNNDNENLNGDPVAAQFTANIAPATRASGTTWTAGDRIGITDIGNDSQYGNVPFILKNGKFEAEGKVIYIEDIKTHTFRAYYPYNAAGGILTATTDATAQQNQPAIDFLFASGATGDKNNPVVSFTDKTAKGGEDNSFHHRMSQITLTFEAGDGVNFSVVKPERYTLDGLLLTGTFNTADGIATADNGLQTGELTMNLADGNLTSSIILFPQTVASLPLVVNYKGREYHATLTVPEGALQAGNNYTYTVKVRNKVLEVSEATIAKWNDIDGGDVGADL; this is encoded by the coding sequence ATGAAGACAAGATTTTTTGCACTTGCAGCGCTCGCCCTCGCACTTGTAGCCTGCAACAACGACAACGAGAACCTGAACGGTGACCCCGTGGCCGCCCAGTTTACCGCCAACATCGCCCCCGCCACCCGCGCCAGCGGAACCACCTGGACTGCCGGCGACCGTATCGGCATCACCGACATCGGCAACGATTCCCAGTACGGCAACGTACCTTTCATCTTGAAAAACGGGAAATTTGAGGCAGAAGGAAAGGTTATCTATATCGAAGATATAAAGACACATACTTTCCGCGCCTACTATCCGTACAACGCGGCGGGAGGCATCCTCACAGCCACGACCGATGCCACGGCGCAGCAGAACCAGCCTGCCATCGACTTCCTCTTTGCTTCAGGAGCCACGGGAGACAAAAACAACCCGGTAGTAAGCTTCACCGACAAAACCGCCAAAGGCGGTGAAGACAACTCCTTCCACCACCGCATGAGCCAGATAACCCTTACCTTCGAGGCGGGCGACGGCGTGAATTTCAGCGTGGTCAAGCCTGAACGTTACACGCTGGACGGATTGTTACTCACCGGTACGTTCAACACGGCCGACGGTATTGCCACCGCAGACAACGGACTACAGACCGGAGAACTGACCATGAATCTGGCAGACGGCAATCTCACGTCATCGATCATCCTCTTCCCGCAGACAGTTGCATCACTGCCGTTGGTTGTGAATTACAAAGGTCGGGAATATCATGCCACACTCACCGTGCCCGAAGGCGCACTGCAGGCGGGCAACAACTATACCTATACCGTCAAGGTACGCAATAAAGTCCTTGAAGTCAGCGAAGCCACCATTGCAAAGTGGAACGATATAGACGGTGG
- a CDS encoding FimB/Mfa2 family fimbrial subunit codes for MKARQYIYMMGMAAAVLLSSCVKDTLYDTPHPDYGKIAVTADWSACGEGINIPATWTVTMGDYTGTETSATHAPDHLFAPGSYTFAVWNPAEGITVNGTTATIAAATGNRAGTDAFVNNAPGWFFTYTKQMSIEKDKDYPLTAAMKQQVRELTLVVKPTGDAAGRITEIVAHLTGAAGTLDFATDTYGAASNVVLLFTKITEGDDAGKWKATVRLLGVTGTEQLLTAEIRYADGNPSPTTLKSDLTEALKEFNIGKGKSLTLGGTLVETPEGMEVDGAEINGWEEVKGDDVNADL; via the coding sequence ATGAAAGCAAGACAATATATATATATGATGGGAATGGCAGCCGCCGTGCTGCTCTCTTCCTGCGTAAAGGACACGCTTTATGACACACCGCATCCCGACTACGGGAAGATTGCGGTGACAGCCGACTGGTCGGCCTGCGGTGAGGGTATCAACATACCTGCCACGTGGACGGTCACCATGGGCGACTATACGGGTACGGAGACTTCCGCCACCCATGCCCCCGACCATCTGTTTGCTCCGGGCAGCTACACCTTTGCGGTGTGGAATCCTGCCGAGGGAATCACGGTGAACGGCACCACAGCCACCATTGCCGCAGCCACGGGAAACCGAGCAGGCACGGATGCCTTTGTGAACAATGCCCCGGGATGGTTCTTCACCTATACGAAACAGATGAGCATCGAGAAAGACAAGGACTATCCGCTGACAGCCGCAATGAAGCAGCAGGTACGCGAACTGACGCTTGTCGTCAAACCGACGGGTGATGCCGCCGGACGCATCACGGAGATTGTTGCCCATCTGACGGGTGCCGCCGGAACACTCGACTTCGCAACCGATACCTACGGAGCCGCTTCGAACGTCGTGCTGCTCTTCACCAAGATTACCGAAGGTGACGATGCCGGCAAGTGGAAAGCCACGGTGCGGCTGCTGGGTGTGACCGGCACGGAACAACTGCTGACGGCTGAAATCCGCTATGCGGACGGCAACCCGAGCCCCACCACGCTGAAAAGCGACCTCACAGAAGCTCTCAAGGAGTTCAACATCGGAAAGGGCAAATCGCTGACCCTCGGCGGAACGCTGGTTGAGACTCCCGAAGGCATGGAAGTGGACGGAGCCGAAATCAACGGCTGGGAAGAAGTGAAAGGTGATGATGTAAATGCCGATTTGTAA